One Sphaerisporangium krabiense DNA segment encodes these proteins:
- the thiS gene encoding sulfur carrier protein ThiS, with protein MNVTINGKPCELPDGATVAQAVKALTSAESGVAVAVNDEVVRRGAWPSTALGENDRVEVLTAVQGG; from the coding sequence ATGAACGTGACGATCAACGGCAAGCCCTGCGAGCTGCCCGACGGAGCCACCGTCGCCCAGGCCGTGAAGGCGCTCACCTCGGCCGAGTCCGGGGTCGCGGTGGCGGTGAACGACGAGGTGGTGCGGCGCGGCGCCTGGCCGTCCACCGCGCTCGGCGAGAACGACCGGGTCGAGGTCCTCACGGCGGTGCAGGGTGGCTGA
- a CDS encoding thiazole synthase — MAEATPAAGTTTGADALAGDVLELGGEKFSSRLIMGTGGAPSLEVLDEALAASGTEMTTVAMRRLDPAAAGSVLDVLRARGVKVLPNTAGCYTAGEAVLTARLAREALGTSWVKLEVISDERTLLPDPIETFDAAERLVADGFVVLPYIGDDPALARRLEQAGCAAVMPLGSPIGSGLGIRNPHNIELIVEAAGVPVVLDAGLGTASDAAQAMELGCDAVLLASAVTRARRPAVMAAAMRHAVSAGRMARLAGRIPRRRYAEASSPAVTRDALG, encoded by the coding sequence GTGGCTGAGGCGACGCCCGCGGCGGGCACCACGACGGGCGCCGACGCCCTCGCCGGCGACGTGCTGGAGCTCGGCGGCGAGAAGTTCTCCTCCCGCCTCATCATGGGGACCGGCGGCGCCCCCTCGCTGGAGGTGCTGGACGAGGCGCTGGCGGCCTCCGGCACCGAGATGACCACCGTCGCCATGCGCCGGCTCGACCCCGCCGCCGCCGGCTCGGTGCTGGACGTGCTGCGCGCCCGGGGCGTGAAGGTGCTCCCCAACACGGCGGGCTGCTACACCGCCGGCGAGGCCGTGCTGACCGCGCGCCTGGCCCGCGAGGCCCTCGGCACCTCCTGGGTCAAGCTGGAGGTCATCAGCGATGAGCGCACCCTGCTGCCCGACCCGATCGAGACCTTCGACGCCGCCGAGCGCCTGGTGGCCGACGGCTTCGTCGTGCTGCCGTACATCGGCGACGACCCCGCGCTCGCCCGGCGGCTCGAACAGGCGGGCTGCGCCGCCGTCATGCCGCTCGGCTCCCCCATCGGCTCGGGTCTCGGCATCCGCAACCCGCACAACATCGAGCTGATCGTCGAGGCGGCGGGCGTCCCGGTCGTCCTGGACGCCGGCCTCGGCACGGCCAGCGACGCCGCGCAGGCGATGGAGCTCGGCTGCGACGCGGTGCTGCTGGCCAGCGCGGTCACCCGGGCGCGCAGGCCCGCGGTCATGGCCGCGGCGATGCGGCACGCCGTCTCGGCGGGCCGCATGGCGCGCCTGGCGGGCAGGATCCCGCGACGGCGGTACGCTGAGGCGTCCTCGCCCGCGGTCACGCGGGACGCGCTCGGATGA
- the thiO gene encoding glycine oxidase ThiO gives MDVVVVGGGVAGLSVAWRAAQAGHAVTLADPSPGSGATHAAAGMLAPVSEVSYTEEPLLRLGLASLELWPSFAAELARESGVDVDHRAEGTLDVAFGADDLAALDEMAGFMGGLGLRVERLTGRECRRVEPMLAPAVRGGLLAPGDAWVDPRRVTAALLAALARRGATVVAEHVAGLAVEGGAARGVRLGGGRVIAADRVVLAAGAWSGSLDGVPPGVLPPVRPVKGQIMRLHGAPGFLGHCVRGVVHGSSAYLVPRGDGEIVLGATQEEMGFDTRVTAGGLWELLRDARELVPGVTELEVADVCAGLRPGTPDNLPVLGPAAMEGLLLATGHHRGGVLLAPLTAAMLMAELDGGPGPYAREAEVCSPLRFGGGTARAAFAAHHR, from the coding sequence ATGGACGTGGTCGTCGTCGGCGGCGGCGTGGCGGGCCTGTCGGTGGCCTGGCGCGCCGCGCAGGCCGGGCACGCGGTCACCCTCGCCGACCCCTCCCCCGGCTCGGGCGCCACGCACGCCGCCGCGGGCATGCTCGCCCCGGTCAGCGAGGTCTCCTACACCGAGGAGCCTCTGCTGCGGCTCGGCCTCGCCTCCCTGGAGCTGTGGCCGTCCTTCGCCGCCGAGCTGGCCCGCGAGTCCGGCGTGGACGTCGACCACCGCGCCGAGGGCACCCTGGACGTCGCGTTCGGCGCCGACGACCTGGCCGCCCTGGACGAGATGGCCGGGTTCATGGGGGGGCTCGGGCTGCGCGTGGAGCGCCTGACCGGGCGCGAGTGCCGCCGGGTGGAGCCGATGCTCGCCCCGGCCGTGCGCGGCGGCCTGCTGGCCCCCGGCGACGCGTGGGTGGACCCGCGCCGGGTCACCGCCGCCCTGCTCGCCGCGCTGGCGCGCCGCGGCGCGACCGTGGTCGCCGAGCACGTCGCGGGCCTGGCCGTCGAGGGGGGCGCCGCGCGCGGGGTGCGCCTCGGCGGGGGACGGGTGATCGCCGCCGACCGCGTGGTGCTGGCCGCCGGGGCGTGGTCGGGCTCGCTCGACGGGGTGCCGCCCGGCGTCCTGCCGCCCGTGCGCCCGGTGAAGGGGCAGATCATGCGCCTGCACGGCGCCCCGGGGTTCCTGGGGCACTGCGTGCGCGGCGTGGTCCACGGGTCCAGCGCCTACCTGGTGCCGCGCGGCGACGGCGAGATCGTGCTCGGCGCCACCCAGGAGGAGATGGGCTTCGACACCCGCGTGACGGCCGGCGGCCTGTGGGAGCTGCTGCGCGACGCGCGCGAGCTGGTCCCCGGCGTGACCGAGCTGGAGGTCGCCGACGTGTGCGCGGGCCTGCGCCCCGGCACTCCGGACAACCTGCCCGTGCTCGGGCCCGCGGCGATGGAGGGCCTGCTGCTCGCCACCGGCCACCACCGCGGCGGCGTCCTGCTGGCCCCGCTGACCGCCGCGATGCTCATGGCCGAGCTGGACGGCGGCCCCGGCCCCTACGCGCGGGAGGCGGAGGTCTGCTCGCCGCTGCGCTTCGGCGGCGGCACGGCGCGCGCCGCCTTCGCCGCCCACCATCGATGA
- the pknB gene encoding Stk1 family PASTA domain-containing Ser/Thr kinase has protein sequence MDTTVADPLVGRLLDGRYRVESRIARGGMAAVYLAMDIRLDRTVALKVMHRSLAEDPDFVRRFIGEAKSVASLSHPNIVHVFDQGTDGGHVYLSMEYVPGRTLRDVLRERGRLPAREALEIMIPVLAALGAAHQAGMVHRDVKPENVLLSDDGRVKVVDFGLARAIEAGRQTRTGVMIGTIAYMSPEQVTSGVADARSDVYAAGVMLFELITGRQPYDGETPMSVAYRHVHDRVPAPSSVVPGGPVQLDRLVLSATDRDPARRPADATALLVAAVETHRTLPRDAGPKPAPPNTTAPAAPVPPANPTLVQSRTEMLTSPGAAAAPAAPFEGHGARRRVRPIWFIVGLATVMVAAIAGTGWWFSEGRYTTVPDLLSINISVAKAEAEKQGFAVKIGKPENDKELGEDKVLRTDPESGREVVRGSVITLIPSAGPLKIAVPNVVNLSEADARSKISEAGLTAGAVSRVPSDTVQRGLVLRTSPQVGTRVKEGGTVQIVLSAGQLMPDVSEMQCDQAEAFLRGKGFTPTVVQQTDDAQPGTVIAQSPAARAEITAGQAVQLTCSKGPDTGFHWPWENPQDPQNVQPGQALIPIPDVRFKRVGDASRELRTAGFKVHVRKIAGSGAVVAENPLGQAPAGTRITIWH, from the coding sequence GTGGACACGACGGTTGCGGACCCCCTCGTAGGGCGGCTGCTGGACGGGCGCTACCGCGTTGAGTCGCGCATCGCCCGCGGTGGTATGGCCGCCGTCTACCTGGCCATGGACATCCGGCTCGACCGCACGGTGGCGCTGAAGGTCATGCACCGCTCGCTGGCCGAGGACCCCGATTTCGTGCGCCGTTTCATCGGTGAGGCCAAGTCCGTGGCCAGCCTGTCGCACCCCAACATCGTGCACGTCTTCGACCAGGGCACCGACGGCGGCCACGTCTACCTCTCCATGGAGTACGTCCCAGGGCGCACCCTGCGCGACGTGCTGCGCGAGCGCGGCCGGCTGCCCGCCCGCGAGGCGCTGGAGATCATGATCCCGGTGCTCGCCGCGCTCGGGGCCGCGCACCAGGCGGGCATGGTCCACCGGGACGTCAAGCCCGAGAACGTGCTGCTGAGCGATGACGGCCGGGTCAAGGTCGTGGACTTCGGGCTCGCCCGCGCCATCGAGGCCGGGCGGCAGACCCGCACCGGCGTCATGATCGGGACGATCGCGTACATGTCGCCCGAGCAGGTCACCTCCGGGGTCGCCGACGCGCGCAGCGACGTCTACGCCGCCGGGGTCATGCTGTTCGAGCTGATCACCGGGCGGCAGCCGTACGACGGCGAGACCCCGATGTCGGTGGCCTACCGCCACGTGCACGACCGCGTGCCGGCGCCGTCCTCCGTGGTGCCCGGCGGCCCGGTCCAGCTCGACAGGCTCGTGCTGTCCGCCACCGACCGCGACCCCGCCCGCCGCCCCGCCGACGCCACCGCGCTGCTCGTGGCGGCCGTCGAGACGCACCGCACGCTGCCGCGCGACGCCGGCCCGAAGCCGGCCCCCCCGAACACCACCGCCCCGGCCGCCCCGGTGCCGCCCGCCAACCCCACGCTCGTCCAGTCCCGCACCGAGATGCTCACCTCGCCCGGGGCGGCGGCCGCGCCCGCCGCGCCCTTCGAGGGCCACGGCGCCCGCCGGCGCGTGCGCCCGATCTGGTTCATCGTCGGGCTGGCCACCGTCATGGTCGCCGCCATCGCCGGCACCGGCTGGTGGTTCTCCGAGGGCCGCTACACCACCGTCCCCGACCTGCTGAGCATCAACATCAGCGTGGCCAAGGCCGAGGCCGAGAAACAGGGCTTCGCCGTCAAGATCGGCAAGCCCGAGAACGACAAGGAGCTCGGCGAGGACAAGGTGCTGCGCACCGACCCCGAGTCCGGCCGCGAGGTCGTCCGGGGCTCGGTCATCACCCTGATCCCCTCGGCGGGGCCCCTCAAGATCGCGGTGCCGAACGTCGTGAACCTGTCCGAGGCGGACGCGCGCAGCAAGATCTCCGAGGCCGGGCTGACCGCGGGCGCCGTGAGCAGGGTGCCGAGCGACACCGTGCAGCGCGGCCTGGTGCTGCGCACCAGCCCGCAGGTCGGCACGCGGGTCAAGGAGGGCGGCACCGTCCAGATCGTGCTGAGCGCGGGCCAGCTCATGCCGGACGTCAGCGAGATGCAGTGCGACCAGGCCGAGGCGTTCCTGCGCGGGAAGGGGTTCACCCCCACGGTCGTCCAGCAGACCGACGACGCCCAGCCCGGCACGGTCATCGCGCAGAGCCCGGCCGCCCGCGCCGAGATCACCGCCGGGCAGGCCGTCCAGCTCACCTGCTCCAAGGGCCCCGACACCGGCTTCCACTGGCCGTGGGAGAACCCGCAGGACCCGCAGAACGTCCAGCCGGGCCAGGCCCTCATCCCCATCCCCGACGTCCGCTTCAAGCGCGTCGGGGACGCCAGCCGCGAGCTGCGCACCGCGGGTTTCAAGGTGCACGTCCGGAAGATCGCCGGGTCCGGCGCCGTGGTGGCGGAGAACCCCTTGGGCCAGGCCCCGGCCGGCACCCGCATCACCATCTGGCACTGA